In Salvelinus alpinus chromosome 20, SLU_Salpinus.1, whole genome shotgun sequence, a genomic segment contains:
- the LOC139546704 gene encoding serine/threonine-protein phosphatase 6 regulatory ankyrin repeat subunit B-like isoform X2 yields MAVLKLVEQPPLVQAIFNGDPEEIRMLIYKSEDINALDADKRTPLHAAAFLGDAEITELLILSGARVNAKDNMWLTPLHRAVASRSEEAVRVLIRHSADVNARDKNWQTPLHVAAANNALRCAEVIIPLLSSVNVSDRGGRTALHHAALNGHTEMVNLLLAKGANINAFDKKDGRALHWAAFMGHLDVVCLLVSQGAEVSCKDKRGYTSLHTAASNGQIAVVKHLLNLAVEIDEANAFGNTALHLACFNGQDAVVSELIDYGANVSQPNNKGFTPLHFAAASTHGALCLEFLVNNGADVNVQSRDGKSPLHMTAVHGRFTRSQTLIQNGGEIDSVDKDGNTPLHIAARYGHELLINTLITSGADCTRRGVHGMFPLHLAAMNAHSDCCRKLLSSGFQIHTPDALGRTCLHAAAAGGNVECVKLLLSSGGDHNRRDKCGRTPLHYAAASRHYQCLETLVSCGTCINATDQWGRSALHYAAASDLDRRRRQALEPESEGVQAEKEKEAALCLEFLLQSGATASLKDKQGYSPVHYAAAYGHRHCLELLLDRDESHQEDTESLSARSPLHLAAYHGHAQALEVLLQGEREVDQGDEAGRTPLALAALRGHTDCVHTLLSQGASPRTTDTNRGRTPVHLAVMNGHTSCVRLLLDDQDSADLVDAADSRGQTPLMLAVAGGHVDAVSLLLEREAAVDTADSHGLTALHLGLLCGQEECVQCLLEQEASVLLGDSRGRTALHLAAARGHASWLAELLSIAFSEPPTPRLRDHQGYTPLHWACYYGHEGCVEVLLEQKGCRCIDGNPFTPLHCAVVNDHESCAALLLEAMGSDIASCKDAKNRTPLHAAAFSGHVDCVQLLLSHDAPVDAVDQSGRSALMMAAEKGGVGAVEVLFTSANASLGLVDQNGNTALHLACSSGKEDCVLFILERLKDTVLIGATNAALQTPLHLAARSGLKQAVQDLLSRGASVQMLDENGLTPALACAPSREVADCLALILATMMPFCSPCSSGVPSPGSLLRALSRQKGSRDPRSPKAPSGPSSEGSASQGTTENDSDSETF; encoded by the exons ATGGCTGTTCTAAAACTCGTCGAGCAG CCTCCGCTGGTTCAGGCCATCTTCAATGGAGACCCTGAGGAGATACGCATGCTTATCTACAAATCGGAAGACATCAACGCTCTG GATGCAGACAAGCGCACCCCGCTCCATGCTGCAGCCTTCCTGGGTGATGCTGAGATCACTGAGCTTCTCATCCTCTCCG gGGCGCGGGTCAACGCCAAAGACAACATGTGGCTCACCCCTCTCCACCGCGCGGTGGCATCCCGTAGTGAG GAGGCCGTTCGCGTGCTGATCCGTCACTCTGCTGATGTGAACGCGCGGGATAAGAACTGGCAGACGCCGCTTCACGTTGCCGCGGCCAACAATGCCCTGCGCTGCGCTGAGGTCATCATCCCCCTGCTGAGCAGCGTCAATGTATCGGACCGCGGGGGGCGCACCGCCCTGCACCACGCTGCCCTCAACGGGCACACTGAG ATGGTTAACCTGCTACTGGCTAAGGGAGCCAACATTAATGCCTTCGATAAGAAAGATGGCCGCGCCCTGCACTGGGCAGCATTTATGG GTCATCTGGATGTAGTGTGTCTGCTGGTCAGCCAGGGGGCAGAGGTCAGCTGTAAGGATAAACGTGGTTACACCTCTCTACACACGGCCGCTTCTAACGGTCAGATCGCTGTGGTCAAACACCTGCTCAACCTGGCCGTGGAG ATAGATGAGGCCAATGCGTTTGGTAACACGGCTCTGCACTTGGCCTGTTTCAACGGTCAGGATGCTGTGGTCAGTGAGCTGATAGACTACGGGGCTAACGTCAGCCAGCCCAACAACAAGGGTTTCACCCCCCTGCACTTCGCTGCAGCCTCCACCCACGGAGCCCTCTGTCTGGAGTTCCTGGTCAACAACGGGGCTGACGTTAACGTGCAG AGTCGGGATGGGAAGAGCCCCCTCCACATGACAGCTGTCCACGGCCGCTTTACTCGCTCCCAGACACTCATCCAGAATG gtggggAGATTGACAGTGTGGACAAGGATGGAAACACTCCTCTTCACATCGCTGCTCGCTATGGTCACGAGCTCCTCATTAACACACTCATCACCAGTGGAGCCGACtgcacaag acGAGGAGTCCATGGTATGTTCCCTCTGCACCTGGCTGCTATGAACGCCCACTCAGACTGCTGCCGGAAGCTGCTCTCCTCAG GCTTCCAGATCCACACCCCAGACGCACTGGGGAGGACCTGTCTACACGCTGCCGCCGCTGGggg TAATGTTGAGTGTGTGAAATTGCTTCTGAGCAGCGGTGGGGACCATAACCGGAGGGACAAGTGTGGCAG gacccCTCTCCACTATGCGGCTGCCAGTCGTCACTATCAGTGCCTGGAGACCCTGGTGTCGTGTGGGACCTGCATTAATGCCACTGACCAGTGGGGGCGCTCTGCCCTGCACTACGCAGCTGCCTCCGACCTGGACAGGAG GCGACGTCAGGCTCTGGAGCCAGAGAGTGAAGGGGTCCAggcagagaaggagaaggaggctgCACT ATGTCTGGAGTTCCTGTTGCAAAGTGGTGCTACTGCCTCTCTGAAAGATAAGCAGGGTTATAGTCCTGTCCACTATGCTGCAGCCTATGGCCACAGACACTGTCTGGAGctg CTGTTGGACCGAGACGAGAGTCACCAGGAGGACACAGAATCTCTGAGTGCCAGGAGCCCCCTGCACCTCGCT GCGTACCACGGCCATGCCCAGGCTCTGGAGGTGTTGCTGCAGGGGGAGAGGGAAGTGGACCAGGGGGACGAGGCTGGTCGTACTCCTCTGGCCCTAGCGGCCCTCAGGGGCCACACTGACTGTGTCCACACCCTCCTCAGCCAGGGGGCCTCGCCACGCACCACAGACACCAACAGGGGACGCACCCCTGTACACCTAGCAG TGATGAATGGCCATACTTCGTGTGTACGCCTCCTGCTGGACGACCAAGACAGTGCAGACCTGGTGGATGCTGCAGACTCTCGGGGACA GACTCCTCTGATGCTGGCGGTGGCAGGGGGACATGTGGACGCTGTGTCTCTGCTGCTGGAGAGAGAGGCTGCTGTAGACACAGCAGACAGCCATGGCCTGACCGCCCTGCACCttggg ctGCTGTGTGGTCAGGAGGAGTgtgtccagtgtctgttggagCAGGAGGCCTCTGTGTTGCTGGGGGACTCCAGGGGCCGAACAGCCCTCCATCTGGCTGCAGCGAGGGGCCACGCATCCTGGCTTGCTGAGCTGCTGAGTATCGCTTTTTCAGAACCGCCCACGCCCCGCCTCCGAGACCACCAGGGGTACACCCCCCTGCACTGGGCCTGCTACTATG GTCACGAGGGCTGTGTGGAGGTACTGCTGGAGCAGAAAGGTTGTCGCTGTATCGATGGGAACCCCTTCACTCCCCTGCACTGTGCTGT GGTGAATGATCATGAATCCTGTGCCGCACTACTGCTGGAGGCCATGGGATCAGACATCGCCAGCTGTAAGGATGCTAAGAATAG gaCTCCACTCCATGCTGCAGCGTTCTCTGGTCATGTGGACTGTGTCCAGCTGCTTCTGTCCCATGATGCACCTGTGGATGCTGTGGATCAATCAGGGCGCAGTGCGCTGATGATGGCTGCAGAGAAGGGAGGAGTGGGTGCTGTAGAGGTGCTGTTTACCAGTGCCAACGCCAGCCTGGGTTTGGTCGACCAGAATGGCAACACAGCCCTCCACCTGGCCTGCAGTAGC GGAAAGGAGGATTGTGTTCTGTTCATCCTGGAGAGGCTAAAGGACACTGTTCTCATAGGTGCCACAAACGCAGCACTGCAGAC GCCACTCCACCTAGCAGCTCGTAGCGGTCTGAAACAGGCTGTCCAGGACCTGCTGTCCAGGGGGGCCAGTGTTCAGATGTTGGATGAGAATG gTCTGACGCCTGCTCTAGCTTGCGCTCCTAGCAGGGAGGTGGCTGACTGTCTGGCTCTCATTCTGGCTACCATGATGCCTTTCTGCTCCCCTTGCAGCTCCGGAGTCCCCTCCCCAGGTTCCCTCCTGAGGGCCCTATCCAGGCAGAAGGGTTCGCGGGACCCTCGTAGCCCCAAGGCCCCCTCTGGCCCCTCCAGCGAGGGAAGTGCCAGTCAGGGCACCACTGAAAACGACTCAGACTCAGAAACCTTTTGA
- the LOC139546704 gene encoding serine/threonine-protein phosphatase 6 regulatory ankyrin repeat subunit B-like isoform X1 yields the protein MAVLKLVEQPPLVQAIFNGDPEEIRMLIYKSEDINALDADKRTPLHAAAFLGDAEITELLILSGARVNAKDNMWLTPLHRAVASRSEEAVRVLIRHSADVNARDKNWQTPLHVAAANNALRCAEVIIPLLSSVNVSDRGGRTALHHAALNGHTEMVNLLLAKGANINAFDKKDGRALHWAAFMGHLDVVCLLVSQGAEVSCKDKRGYTSLHTAASNGQIAVVKHLLNLAVEIDEANAFGNTALHLACFNGQDAVVSELIDYGANVSQPNNKGFTPLHFAAASTHGALCLEFLVNNGADVNVQSRDGKSPLHMTAVHGRFTRSQTLIQNGGEIDSVDKDGNTPLHIAARYGHELLINTLITSGADCTRRGVHGMFPLHLAAMNAHSDCCRKLLSSGRRYGIMCPLSNDPSSSALSAGFQIHTPDALGRTCLHAAAAGGNVECVKLLLSSGGDHNRRDKCGRTPLHYAAASRHYQCLETLVSCGTCINATDQWGRSALHYAAASDLDRRRRQALEPESEGVQAEKEKEAALCLEFLLQSGATASLKDKQGYSPVHYAAAYGHRHCLELLLDRDESHQEDTESLSARSPLHLAAYHGHAQALEVLLQGEREVDQGDEAGRTPLALAALRGHTDCVHTLLSQGASPRTTDTNRGRTPVHLAVMNGHTSCVRLLLDDQDSADLVDAADSRGQTPLMLAVAGGHVDAVSLLLEREAAVDTADSHGLTALHLGLLCGQEECVQCLLEQEASVLLGDSRGRTALHLAAARGHASWLAELLSIAFSEPPTPRLRDHQGYTPLHWACYYGHEGCVEVLLEQKGCRCIDGNPFTPLHCAVVNDHESCAALLLEAMGSDIASCKDAKNRTPLHAAAFSGHVDCVQLLLSHDAPVDAVDQSGRSALMMAAEKGGVGAVEVLFTSANASLGLVDQNGNTALHLACSSGKEDCVLFILERLKDTVLIGATNAALQTPLHLAARSGLKQAVQDLLSRGASVQMLDENGLTPALACAPSREVADCLALILATMMPFCSPCSSGVPSPGSLLRALSRQKGSRDPRSPKAPSGPSSEGSASQGTTENDSDSETF from the exons ATGGCTGTTCTAAAACTCGTCGAGCAG CCTCCGCTGGTTCAGGCCATCTTCAATGGAGACCCTGAGGAGATACGCATGCTTATCTACAAATCGGAAGACATCAACGCTCTG GATGCAGACAAGCGCACCCCGCTCCATGCTGCAGCCTTCCTGGGTGATGCTGAGATCACTGAGCTTCTCATCCTCTCCG gGGCGCGGGTCAACGCCAAAGACAACATGTGGCTCACCCCTCTCCACCGCGCGGTGGCATCCCGTAGTGAG GAGGCCGTTCGCGTGCTGATCCGTCACTCTGCTGATGTGAACGCGCGGGATAAGAACTGGCAGACGCCGCTTCACGTTGCCGCGGCCAACAATGCCCTGCGCTGCGCTGAGGTCATCATCCCCCTGCTGAGCAGCGTCAATGTATCGGACCGCGGGGGGCGCACCGCCCTGCACCACGCTGCCCTCAACGGGCACACTGAG ATGGTTAACCTGCTACTGGCTAAGGGAGCCAACATTAATGCCTTCGATAAGAAAGATGGCCGCGCCCTGCACTGGGCAGCATTTATGG GTCATCTGGATGTAGTGTGTCTGCTGGTCAGCCAGGGGGCAGAGGTCAGCTGTAAGGATAAACGTGGTTACACCTCTCTACACACGGCCGCTTCTAACGGTCAGATCGCTGTGGTCAAACACCTGCTCAACCTGGCCGTGGAG ATAGATGAGGCCAATGCGTTTGGTAACACGGCTCTGCACTTGGCCTGTTTCAACGGTCAGGATGCTGTGGTCAGTGAGCTGATAGACTACGGGGCTAACGTCAGCCAGCCCAACAACAAGGGTTTCACCCCCCTGCACTTCGCTGCAGCCTCCACCCACGGAGCCCTCTGTCTGGAGTTCCTGGTCAACAACGGGGCTGACGTTAACGTGCAG AGTCGGGATGGGAAGAGCCCCCTCCACATGACAGCTGTCCACGGCCGCTTTACTCGCTCCCAGACACTCATCCAGAATG gtggggAGATTGACAGTGTGGACAAGGATGGAAACACTCCTCTTCACATCGCTGCTCGCTATGGTCACGAGCTCCTCATTAACACACTCATCACCAGTGGAGCCGACtgcacaag acGAGGAGTCCATGGTATGTTCCCTCTGCACCTGGCTGCTATGAACGCCCACTCAGACTGCTGCCGGAAGCTGCTCTCCTCAG GAAGGAGGTATGGCATAATGTGTCCCCTCAGTAACGACCCCTCGTCCTCGGCCCTGTCTGCAGGCTTCCAGATCCACACCCCAGACGCACTGGGGAGGACCTGTCTACACGCTGCCGCCGCTGGggg TAATGTTGAGTGTGTGAAATTGCTTCTGAGCAGCGGTGGGGACCATAACCGGAGGGACAAGTGTGGCAG gacccCTCTCCACTATGCGGCTGCCAGTCGTCACTATCAGTGCCTGGAGACCCTGGTGTCGTGTGGGACCTGCATTAATGCCACTGACCAGTGGGGGCGCTCTGCCCTGCACTACGCAGCTGCCTCCGACCTGGACAGGAG GCGACGTCAGGCTCTGGAGCCAGAGAGTGAAGGGGTCCAggcagagaaggagaaggaggctgCACT ATGTCTGGAGTTCCTGTTGCAAAGTGGTGCTACTGCCTCTCTGAAAGATAAGCAGGGTTATAGTCCTGTCCACTATGCTGCAGCCTATGGCCACAGACACTGTCTGGAGctg CTGTTGGACCGAGACGAGAGTCACCAGGAGGACACAGAATCTCTGAGTGCCAGGAGCCCCCTGCACCTCGCT GCGTACCACGGCCATGCCCAGGCTCTGGAGGTGTTGCTGCAGGGGGAGAGGGAAGTGGACCAGGGGGACGAGGCTGGTCGTACTCCTCTGGCCCTAGCGGCCCTCAGGGGCCACACTGACTGTGTCCACACCCTCCTCAGCCAGGGGGCCTCGCCACGCACCACAGACACCAACAGGGGACGCACCCCTGTACACCTAGCAG TGATGAATGGCCATACTTCGTGTGTACGCCTCCTGCTGGACGACCAAGACAGTGCAGACCTGGTGGATGCTGCAGACTCTCGGGGACA GACTCCTCTGATGCTGGCGGTGGCAGGGGGACATGTGGACGCTGTGTCTCTGCTGCTGGAGAGAGAGGCTGCTGTAGACACAGCAGACAGCCATGGCCTGACCGCCCTGCACCttggg ctGCTGTGTGGTCAGGAGGAGTgtgtccagtgtctgttggagCAGGAGGCCTCTGTGTTGCTGGGGGACTCCAGGGGCCGAACAGCCCTCCATCTGGCTGCAGCGAGGGGCCACGCATCCTGGCTTGCTGAGCTGCTGAGTATCGCTTTTTCAGAACCGCCCACGCCCCGCCTCCGAGACCACCAGGGGTACACCCCCCTGCACTGGGCCTGCTACTATG GTCACGAGGGCTGTGTGGAGGTACTGCTGGAGCAGAAAGGTTGTCGCTGTATCGATGGGAACCCCTTCACTCCCCTGCACTGTGCTGT GGTGAATGATCATGAATCCTGTGCCGCACTACTGCTGGAGGCCATGGGATCAGACATCGCCAGCTGTAAGGATGCTAAGAATAG gaCTCCACTCCATGCTGCAGCGTTCTCTGGTCATGTGGACTGTGTCCAGCTGCTTCTGTCCCATGATGCACCTGTGGATGCTGTGGATCAATCAGGGCGCAGTGCGCTGATGATGGCTGCAGAGAAGGGAGGAGTGGGTGCTGTAGAGGTGCTGTTTACCAGTGCCAACGCCAGCCTGGGTTTGGTCGACCAGAATGGCAACACAGCCCTCCACCTGGCCTGCAGTAGC GGAAAGGAGGATTGTGTTCTGTTCATCCTGGAGAGGCTAAAGGACACTGTTCTCATAGGTGCCACAAACGCAGCACTGCAGAC GCCACTCCACCTAGCAGCTCGTAGCGGTCTGAAACAGGCTGTCCAGGACCTGCTGTCCAGGGGGGCCAGTGTTCAGATGTTGGATGAGAATG gTCTGACGCCTGCTCTAGCTTGCGCTCCTAGCAGGGAGGTGGCTGACTGTCTGGCTCTCATTCTGGCTACCATGATGCCTTTCTGCTCCCCTTGCAGCTCCGGAGTCCCCTCCCCAGGTTCCCTCCTGAGGGCCCTATCCAGGCAGAAGGGTTCGCGGGACCCTCGTAGCCCCAAGGCCCCCTCTGGCCCCTCCAGCGAGGGAAGTGCCAGTCAGGGCACCACTGAAAACGACTCAGACTCAGAAACCTTTTGA
- the LOC139546704 gene encoding serine/threonine-protein phosphatase 6 regulatory ankyrin repeat subunit B-like isoform X3 codes for MAVLKLVEQPPLVQAIFNGDPEEIRMLIYKSEDINALDADKRTPLHAAAFLGDAEITELLILSGARVNAKDNMWLTPLHRAVASRSEEAVRVLIRHSADVNARDKNWQTPLHVAAANNALRCAEVIIPLLSSVNVSDRGGRTALHHAALNGHTEMVNLLLAKGANINAFDKKDGRALHWAAFMGHLDVVCLLVSQGAEVSCKDKRGYTSLHTAASNGQIAVVKHLLNLAVEIDEANAFGNTALHLACFNGQDAVVSELIDYGANVSQPNNKGFTPLHFAAASTHGALCLEFLVNNGADVNVQSRDGKSPLHMTAVHGRFTRSQTLIQNGGEIDSVDKDGNTPLHIAARYGHELLINTLITSGADCTRRGVHGMFPLHLAAMNAHSDCCRKLLSSGRRYGIMCPLSNDPSSSALSAGFQIHTPDALGRTCLHAAAAGGNVECVKLLLSSGGDHNRRDKCGRTPLHYAAASRHYQCLETLVSCGTCINATDQWGRSALHYAAASDLDRRRRQALEPESEGVQAEKEKEAALCLEFLLQSGATASLKDKQGYSPVHYAAAYGHRHCLELLLDRDESHQEDTESLSARSPLHLAAYHGHAQALEVLLQGEREVDQGDEAGRTPLALAALRGHTDCVHTLLSQGASPRTTDTNRGRTPVHLAVMNGHTSCVRLLLDDQDSADLVDAADSRGQTPLMLAVAGGHVDAVSLLLEREAAVDTADSHGLTALHLGLLCGQEECVQCLLEQEASVLLGDSRGRTALHLAAARGHASWLAELLSIAFSEPPTPRLRDHQGYTPLHWACYYGHEGCVEVLLEQKGCRCIDGNPFTPLHCAVVNDHESCAALLLEAMGSDIASCKDAKNRTPLHAAAFSGHVDCVQLLLSHDAPVDAVDQSGRSALMMAAEKGGVGAVEVLFTSANASLGLVDQNGNTALHLACSSGKEDCVLFILERLKDTVLIGATNAALQTPLHLAARSGLKQAVQDLLSRGASVQMLDENAPESPPQVPS; via the exons ATGGCTGTTCTAAAACTCGTCGAGCAG CCTCCGCTGGTTCAGGCCATCTTCAATGGAGACCCTGAGGAGATACGCATGCTTATCTACAAATCGGAAGACATCAACGCTCTG GATGCAGACAAGCGCACCCCGCTCCATGCTGCAGCCTTCCTGGGTGATGCTGAGATCACTGAGCTTCTCATCCTCTCCG gGGCGCGGGTCAACGCCAAAGACAACATGTGGCTCACCCCTCTCCACCGCGCGGTGGCATCCCGTAGTGAG GAGGCCGTTCGCGTGCTGATCCGTCACTCTGCTGATGTGAACGCGCGGGATAAGAACTGGCAGACGCCGCTTCACGTTGCCGCGGCCAACAATGCCCTGCGCTGCGCTGAGGTCATCATCCCCCTGCTGAGCAGCGTCAATGTATCGGACCGCGGGGGGCGCACCGCCCTGCACCACGCTGCCCTCAACGGGCACACTGAG ATGGTTAACCTGCTACTGGCTAAGGGAGCCAACATTAATGCCTTCGATAAGAAAGATGGCCGCGCCCTGCACTGGGCAGCATTTATGG GTCATCTGGATGTAGTGTGTCTGCTGGTCAGCCAGGGGGCAGAGGTCAGCTGTAAGGATAAACGTGGTTACACCTCTCTACACACGGCCGCTTCTAACGGTCAGATCGCTGTGGTCAAACACCTGCTCAACCTGGCCGTGGAG ATAGATGAGGCCAATGCGTTTGGTAACACGGCTCTGCACTTGGCCTGTTTCAACGGTCAGGATGCTGTGGTCAGTGAGCTGATAGACTACGGGGCTAACGTCAGCCAGCCCAACAACAAGGGTTTCACCCCCCTGCACTTCGCTGCAGCCTCCACCCACGGAGCCCTCTGTCTGGAGTTCCTGGTCAACAACGGGGCTGACGTTAACGTGCAG AGTCGGGATGGGAAGAGCCCCCTCCACATGACAGCTGTCCACGGCCGCTTTACTCGCTCCCAGACACTCATCCAGAATG gtggggAGATTGACAGTGTGGACAAGGATGGAAACACTCCTCTTCACATCGCTGCTCGCTATGGTCACGAGCTCCTCATTAACACACTCATCACCAGTGGAGCCGACtgcacaag acGAGGAGTCCATGGTATGTTCCCTCTGCACCTGGCTGCTATGAACGCCCACTCAGACTGCTGCCGGAAGCTGCTCTCCTCAG GAAGGAGGTATGGCATAATGTGTCCCCTCAGTAACGACCCCTCGTCCTCGGCCCTGTCTGCAGGCTTCCAGATCCACACCCCAGACGCACTGGGGAGGACCTGTCTACACGCTGCCGCCGCTGGggg TAATGTTGAGTGTGTGAAATTGCTTCTGAGCAGCGGTGGGGACCATAACCGGAGGGACAAGTGTGGCAG gacccCTCTCCACTATGCGGCTGCCAGTCGTCACTATCAGTGCCTGGAGACCCTGGTGTCGTGTGGGACCTGCATTAATGCCACTGACCAGTGGGGGCGCTCTGCCCTGCACTACGCAGCTGCCTCCGACCTGGACAGGAG GCGACGTCAGGCTCTGGAGCCAGAGAGTGAAGGGGTCCAggcagagaaggagaaggaggctgCACT ATGTCTGGAGTTCCTGTTGCAAAGTGGTGCTACTGCCTCTCTGAAAGATAAGCAGGGTTATAGTCCTGTCCACTATGCTGCAGCCTATGGCCACAGACACTGTCTGGAGctg CTGTTGGACCGAGACGAGAGTCACCAGGAGGACACAGAATCTCTGAGTGCCAGGAGCCCCCTGCACCTCGCT GCGTACCACGGCCATGCCCAGGCTCTGGAGGTGTTGCTGCAGGGGGAGAGGGAAGTGGACCAGGGGGACGAGGCTGGTCGTACTCCTCTGGCCCTAGCGGCCCTCAGGGGCCACACTGACTGTGTCCACACCCTCCTCAGCCAGGGGGCCTCGCCACGCACCACAGACACCAACAGGGGACGCACCCCTGTACACCTAGCAG TGATGAATGGCCATACTTCGTGTGTACGCCTCCTGCTGGACGACCAAGACAGTGCAGACCTGGTGGATGCTGCAGACTCTCGGGGACA GACTCCTCTGATGCTGGCGGTGGCAGGGGGACATGTGGACGCTGTGTCTCTGCTGCTGGAGAGAGAGGCTGCTGTAGACACAGCAGACAGCCATGGCCTGACCGCCCTGCACCttggg ctGCTGTGTGGTCAGGAGGAGTgtgtccagtgtctgttggagCAGGAGGCCTCTGTGTTGCTGGGGGACTCCAGGGGCCGAACAGCCCTCCATCTGGCTGCAGCGAGGGGCCACGCATCCTGGCTTGCTGAGCTGCTGAGTATCGCTTTTTCAGAACCGCCCACGCCCCGCCTCCGAGACCACCAGGGGTACACCCCCCTGCACTGGGCCTGCTACTATG GTCACGAGGGCTGTGTGGAGGTACTGCTGGAGCAGAAAGGTTGTCGCTGTATCGATGGGAACCCCTTCACTCCCCTGCACTGTGCTGT GGTGAATGATCATGAATCCTGTGCCGCACTACTGCTGGAGGCCATGGGATCAGACATCGCCAGCTGTAAGGATGCTAAGAATAG gaCTCCACTCCATGCTGCAGCGTTCTCTGGTCATGTGGACTGTGTCCAGCTGCTTCTGTCCCATGATGCACCTGTGGATGCTGTGGATCAATCAGGGCGCAGTGCGCTGATGATGGCTGCAGAGAAGGGAGGAGTGGGTGCTGTAGAGGTGCTGTTTACCAGTGCCAACGCCAGCCTGGGTTTGGTCGACCAGAATGGCAACACAGCCCTCCACCTGGCCTGCAGTAGC GGAAAGGAGGATTGTGTTCTGTTCATCCTGGAGAGGCTAAAGGACACTGTTCTCATAGGTGCCACAAACGCAGCACTGCAGAC GCCACTCCACCTAGCAGCTCGTAGCGGTCTGAAACAGGCTGTCCAGGACCTGCTGTCCAGGGGGGCCAGTGTTCAGATGTTGGATGAGAATG CTCCGGAGTCCCCTCCCCAGGTTCCCTCCTGA